From a single Pyruvatibacter sp. genomic region:
- a CDS encoding acyl-CoA dehydrogenase family protein codes for MAFSNNGSIGFTDEQAELLEIAQRFAREKSPVDKVRALIDDETGHDPAVWHELAELGWLAIAVPEEFGGVGLSLAEVVPVVEQMGRALMGGPFVSTTIAAQGLLQGGTEAQKAALLPDLCAGVPAAVALTESHGDWDVTRIECTATRDGDDFVLSGTKVLVSDAAAAAWLLVSVTLEGAPAVVIVPKDRLGPDALTREVVIDETRRSFKVSLDGVRVGADQVLSAAPATRTLAHIDLVSALLLAAEMCGGTASCIDYTVEYLKTRKQFGKLIGSYQAVKHPAVDALVAYEQARSHVYAAAHSFGEQGEGEIATRMAKAQAATAMSFAADRAIQFHGGFGFTYDCDAQLYRRRAFWGDSRHGDAAYQRRKLADLMF; via the coding sequence ATGGCATTCAGCAATAACGGCTCCATCGGGTTCACCGATGAACAGGCAGAGCTTCTGGAAATTGCCCAGCGCTTCGCCCGTGAGAAATCTCCCGTGGACAAAGTGCGGGCGCTCATTGATGACGAAACCGGCCATGACCCGGCTGTGTGGCACGAGCTGGCCGAGCTTGGCTGGCTGGCCATTGCCGTGCCGGAAGAGTTTGGCGGTGTCGGTCTGTCGCTGGCAGAAGTGGTGCCGGTGGTGGAGCAGATGGGGCGCGCGCTGATGGGCGGGCCGTTTGTCTCTACAACCATTGCCGCGCAGGGTTTGCTGCAGGGCGGCACGGAGGCGCAGAAAGCAGCGTTGCTGCCCGACCTGTGTGCGGGTGTGCCGGCGGCGGTTGCGCTGACCGAGTCACATGGCGACTGGGATGTGACACGCATTGAGTGTACGGCAACGCGCGACGGCGACGATTTTGTGCTGTCCGGCACCAAGGTTCTGGTCAGCGATGCGGCGGCGGCTGCGTGGTTGCTTGTTTCCGTTACGCTTGAGGGCGCGCCTGCCGTCGTCATTGTACCCAAAGACAGGCTGGGGCCGGATGCTCTCACCCGCGAGGTGGTGATTGACGAGACGCGGCGGTCGTTCAAGGTGTCGCTGGATGGCGTCCGCGTCGGGGCGGATCAGGTGTTGTCCGCCGCGCCGGCCACCCGGACGCTGGCGCATATTGATCTGGTGTCGGCGCTGCTGCTGGCCGCTGAAATGTGTGGTGGCACGGCAAGCTGCATCGACTACACGGTGGAGTATCTCAAGACCCGCAAGCAATTTGGCAAGCTCATCGGCTCCTACCAGGCAGTCAAGCATCCCGCGGTTGATGCGCTGGTGGCCTATGAGCAGGCGCGCAGCCATGTCTATGCTGCCGCGCACAGCTTTGGCGAACAGGGCGAGGGAGAAATCGCCACCCGCATGGCCAAGGCACAGGCGGCAACCGCCATGAGCTTTGCCGCCGACCGGGCGATCCAGTTTCATGGCGGGTTCGGCTTTACCTATGATTGCGATGCGCAGCTGTATCGGCGGCGCGCCTTTTGGGGCGACAGTCGCCATGGCGACGCTGCGTATCAGAGGCGCAAGCTCGCAGACCTGATGTTCTAA